From a region of the Alosa sapidissima isolate fAloSap1 chromosome 9, fAloSap1.pri, whole genome shotgun sequence genome:
- the LOC121718805 gene encoding uncharacterized protein LOC121718805 isoform X2 has product MTTNRKAPERDALEHVVKAIDKTAHLEVKFINSVKGRGVFAKSHFEKGNFVVEYRGQLIKSEESQRRRRVYHSQCAVFLFDFYWQERLWCIDAAQEDGSLGRLVNDENIRPNCKMKKLIVEGKPHLCLFALRNIIPGEEITYNYGGTDWPWRNKIEEEPVETMSPAVEAPETSPQLLEAPETSPQLLEAPETSPQLAVLSSVSEKKIKEEPVETMSPAVEAPETSQQLAVLSSVSKKKIGKKRLMTKSAAVEAPKTSQPPAVLSTVSKKKIGKKRLMTKSAAVEAPKTSQPLAVLSTVSKKKIEEEPVETMSPAVEAPETSPQLLEAPETSPQLAVLSSVSEKKIKEEPVETMSPAVEAPETSPQLLEAPETSPQLAVLSSVSEKKIGKKRLMTKSAAVEAPKTSQPPAVLSTVSEKKIEEEPVVTNSTAVEAPQTSQQPAVLSSVSKKKIGEKRTVIESGLADRYETPEHCGLLSPKKKESSDQDQPYVPKLRRTKSIQINRQTDFDSYELFETSDESEEEYVPDTSEDSSDETDTSEVFETSNQKKITLRGRSLVRKGSALKRKRHHSRSVSCCRTHSFGGQSSETSYTEDPHGSSTLVCPDSTTSPTSDVADDLLTVPAVCKKEDGSRQYNKKQYCLYCKKGFIKMARHLERAHKNEKEVAQAGSFPKGSKQRRLHLEHLRNRGNFAHNSEVLNTGVGKLVPRKQPKDDSKPRDFDHCIYCQGYFTKKVMWRHMMICKFKPSGPTKPGKTRVQALCAFAVPPPPGVKAEFWKVLNHMIQDDVYFAVKSDVWIMEYGVHLHNKHGYDVGKHEYIRQKMRELGRLLICSRKTTPLKTIEDHMKPENFMHVVQAVQLVAGFVSESSTYKRPSLALKIGHSLVKISLLLEARASMQNNQPAAKDARRFRSVYEARWNELISAASLRTMHESKWNVPQLIPFTKDVQKLHSYLDMQQEQFYNELSSEPSKNTWVHLTKITLTQVMMFNRRRTGEVSKMPLSTYFAPNPVDLQEDVGMALSELEKKLCQHFRRLEIRGKRGRKVPVLLTPEMQRSLDLLVAKRLECGILKENGYLFARPSVLTCYRGSDCIRDFAKVCGIANYTSLTSTKLRKQTGTLSQVLNLSNTELDQLANFLGHDVRVHRQFYRLPEGTLQLAKISKVLLALEQGRLAEFKGKGLDDITIGPEESVNLDSDHEAQENVDSDTEVQRESDTQVQKRTQSVLRLNERESSSDGDDRRKSVQKKKSKTIHKPQKRRPWETEEIAAVEKHMRNFILTCNVPRKCDCDKCLKSEPVALKNRDWKALKFYIKNRITALKRKM; this is encoded by the exons ATGACAACAAACAGGAAAGCCCCTGAAAGAGATGCCCTTGAACATGTGGTCAAGGCTATTGACAAGACTGCACACTTGGAAGTGAAATTCATAAACTCTGTCAAAG GTCGAGGTGTGtttgccaaatcccactttgaAAAAGGAAACTTTGTGGTGGAGTACCGAGGCCAATTAATAAAATCTGAAGAATctcaaaggaggaggagagtataTCATAGTCAATGTGCAGTCTTCCTGTTCGATTTCTACTGGCAAGAAAGATTATGGTG CATTGATGCAGCTCAAGAAGATGGCAGCTTGGGAAGATTAGTTAATGATGAGAACATCCGTCCCAATTGCAAAATGAAAAAGCTCATAGTAGAGGGGAAGCCACACCTCTGTCTTTTCGCCCTGAGGAACATTATTCCTGGAGAGGAGATTACGTATAATTATGGAGGAACTGACTGGCCATGGAGGAATAAG ATTGAAGAGGAACCAGTTGAGACAATGTCTCCTGCAGTAGAGGCCCCTGAAACATCTCCGCAGCTTTTAGAGGCCCCTGAAACATCTCCGCAGCTTTTAGAGGCCCCTGAAACATCTCCGCAGCTTGCAGTGCTATCATCAGTGTCCGAGAAAAAG ATTAAAGAGGAACCAGTTGAGACCATGTCTCCTGCAGTAGAGGCCCCTGAAACATCTCAGCAGCTTGCAGTGCTATCATCAGTGTCCAAGAAAAAG ATTGGAAAGAAACGTCTTATGACCAAATCTGCCGCAGTAGAGGCCCCTAAAACATCTCAGCCGCCTGCAGTGCTTTCGACAGTGTCCAAGAAAAAG ATTGGAAAGAAACGTCTTATGACCAAATCTGCCGCAGTAGAGGCCCCTAAAACATCTCAGCCGCTTGCAGTGCTTTCGACAGTGTCCAAGAAAAAG ATTGAAGAGGAACCAGTTGAGACCATGTCTCCTGCAGTAGAGGCCCCTGAAACATCTCCGCAGCTTTTAGAGGCACCTGAAACATCTCCGCAGCTTGCAGTGCTATCATCAGTGTCCGAGAAAAAG ATTAAAGAGGAACCAGTTGAGACCATGTCTCCTGCAGTAGAGGCCCCTGAAACATCTCCGCAGCTTTTAGAGGCCCCTGAAACATCTCCGCAGCTTGCAGTGCTATCATCAGTGTCCGAGAAAAAG ATTGGAAAGAAACGTCTTATGACCAAATCTGCCGCAGTAGAGGCCCCTAAAACATCTCAGCCGCCTGCAGTGCTTTCGACAGTGTCCGAGAAAAAG ATCGAAGAGGAACCCGTTGTGACTAATTCTACAGCAGTAGAGGCCCCTCAAACATCCCAGCAGCCTGCAGTGCTTTCGTCAGTTTCCAAGAAAAAG ATTGGAGAGAAACGTACTGTGATTGAGTCTGGACTAGCTGACCGTTATGAAACACCTGAACACTGTGGTCTGCTTTCGCCCAAGAAAAAG GAGTCCTCAGACCAAGACCAACCTTATGTCCCTAAACTGAGGAGGACCAAAAGCATTCAG attAACAGACAAACCGATTTTGATTCCTATGAGCTTTTTGAGACATCAGATGAAAGTGAAGAAGAATATGTTCCTGATACAAGCGAGGATTCATCTGATGAAACGGACACCAGTGAAGTTTTTGAAACATCCAATCAGAAGAAAATTACATTAAGGGGACGCTCACTCGTACGAAAGGGCAGTGCTTTGAAACGGAAAAGGCACCATTCCAGAAGTGTATCCTGTTGCCGAACACATTCTTTTGGTGGACAGTCATCAGAAACTTCATACACTGAAGACCCTCATGGAAGCTCGACACTGGTTTGTCCTGACAGTACTACTTCCCCCACTTCAGATGTAGCTGACGACTTACTTACCGTACCTGCTGTCTGTAAAAAAGAGGATGGATCACGACAATATAACAAAAAACAGTACTGTTTATACTGTAAAAAGGGATTTATAAAAATGGCCAGGCATTTAGAGCGTGCTCATAAAAACGAGAAAGAAGTTGCACAGGCTGGGTCTTTTCCAAAAGGTTCTAAACAAAGAAGACTGCATCTGGAACATTTGAGAAATAGAGGCAACTTCGCCCACAATTCTGAGGTCTTAAATACTGGTGTTGGAAAGCTTGTTCCTCGGAAACAACCAAAAGATGATTCTAAACCCAGAGATTTTGATCACTGTATATATTGTCAAGGCTATTTCACAAAGAAAGTTATGTGGCGCCACATGATGATATGCAAGTTTAAGCCTAGTGGCCCTACGAAGCCTGGCAAAACACGGGTGCAAGCACTTTGTGCTTTTGCTGTACCACCACCACCTGGAGTCAAAGCAGAATTCTGGAAGGTCCTAAACCATATGATTCAAGATGACGTTTACTTTGCAGTTAAATCTGATGTCTGGATCATGGAGTATGGTGTGCATTTGCATAACAAGCATGGATATGATGTTGGCAAACATGAATATATCCGTCAGAAAATGAGGGAACTGGGAAGGCTTTTGATTTGTTCGAGGAAAACCACTCCCTTGAAGACCATCGAAGATCACATGAAGCCTGAAAATTTCATGCATGTTGTGCAAGCTGTGCAACTCGTGGCTGGCTTTGTCTCTGAATCCAGCACCTACAAGCGTCCAAGTCTTGCACTAAAAATTGGGCATAGTCTGGTGAAGATATCGCTGCTTCTTGAAGCCCGTGCAAGTATGCAAAACAACCAACCAGCAGCAAAAGATGCTCGTAGGTTCCGCTCAGTGTACGAAGCCAGATGGAACGAACTCATTTCAGCTGCATCACTGAGAACAATGCATGAATCGAAATGGAATGTTCCTCAGTTGATTCCGTTCACTAAGGATGTTCAGAAACTCCACTCCTATTTGGACATGCAGCAGGAACAGTTTTACAACGAACTGTCCTCAGAGCCGTCTAAAAACACTTGGGTACATCTGACTAAAATCACTTTGACACAAGTCATGATGTTCAACCGACGTAGAACAGGAGAAGTTTCAAAAATGCCCCTCTCTACCTATTTTGCTCCAAATCCAGTAGATCTGCAGGAAGATGTGGGTATGGCGCTTTCAGAGCTAGAGAAAAAACTCTGTCAGCATTTCAGGAGGTTGGAGATACgaggaaaaagaggaagaaaggtcCCTGTCCTCCTAACTCCAGAAATGCAGAGATCGTTGGACCTCCTTGTTGCCAAGCGACTTGAGTGTGGGATTCTTAAGGAAAATGGCTACCTATTTGCCAGGCCGTCTGTATTGACCTGCTACCGTGGTTCTGATTGTATCAGAGATTTTGCCAAGGTCTGTGGTATTGCAAACTACACAAGTCTCACTTCTACAAAACTGCGCAAGCAAACCGGAACACTCTCTCAAGTTCTCAACCTCAGTAATACAGAGCTGGACCAATTAGCCAATTTCCTTGGCCATGATGTCAGAGTCCATCGGCAATTTTACAGGCTGCCTGAAGGGACCCTTCAACTTGCTAAAATTAGCAAAGTCCTCTTGGCTCTTGAACAGGGGCGTTTGGCAGAATTCAAAGGCAAAGGCCTGGATGACATCACAATCGGTCCAGAAG AGAGTGTGAACCTTGACAGTGACCATGAGGCACAGG AGAATGTAGACAGTGACACTGAGGTACAGCGTGAGTCTGACACACAag
- the LOC121718805 gene encoding uncharacterized protein LOC121718805 isoform X5, translating to MTTNRKAPERDALEHVVKAIDKTAHLEVKFINSVKGRGVFAKSHFEKGNFVVEYRGQLIKSEESQRRRRVYHSQCAVFLFDFYWQERLWCIDAAQEDGSLGRLVNDENIRPNCKMKKLIVEGKPHLCLFALRNIIPGEEITYNYGGTDWPWRNKIEEEPVETMSPAVEAPETSPQLLEAPETSPQLLEAPETSPQLAVLSSVSEKKIGKKRLMTKSAAVEAPKTSQPPAVLSTVSKKKIGKKRLMTKSAAVEAPKTSQPLAVLSTVSKKKIEEEPVETMSPAVEAPETSPQLLEAPETSPQLAVLSSVSEKKIKEEPVETMSPAVEAPETSPQLLEAPETSPQLAVLSSVSEKKIGKKRLMTKSAAVEAPKTSQPPAVLSTVSEKKIEEEPVVTNSTAVEAPQTSQQPAVLSSVSKKKIGEKRTVIESGLADRYETPEHCGLLSPKKKRCNLIQESSDQDQPYVPKLRRTKSIQINRQTDFDSYELFETSDESEEEYVPDTSEDSSDETDTSEVFETSNQKKITLRGRSLVRKGSALKRKRHHSRSVSCCRTHSFGGQSSETSYTEDPHGSSTLVCPDSTTSPTSDVADDLLTVPAVCKKEDGSRQYNKKQYCLYCKKGFIKMARHLERAHKNEKEVAQAGSFPKGSKQRRLHLEHLRNRGNFAHNSEVLNTGVGKLVPRKQPKDDSKPRDFDHCIYCQGYFTKKVMWRHMMICKFKPSGPTKPGKTRVQALCAFAVPPPPGVKAEFWKVLNHMIQDDVYFAVKSDVWIMEYGVHLHNKHGYDVGKHEYIRQKMRELGRLLICSRKTTPLKTIEDHMKPENFMHVVQAVQLVAGFVSESSTYKRPSLALKIGHSLVKISLLLEARASMQNNQPAAKDARRFRSVYEARWNELISAASLRTMHESKWNVPQLIPFTKDVQKLHSYLDMQQEQFYNELSSEPSKNTWVHLTKITLTQVMMFNRRRTGEVSKMPLSTYFAPNPVDLQEDVGMALSELEKKLCQHFRRLEIRGKRGRKVPVLLTPEMQRSLDLLVAKRLECGILKENGYLFARPSVLTCYRGSDCIRDFAKVCGIANYTSLTSTKLRKQTGTLSQVLNLSNTELDQLANFLGHDVRVHRQFYRLPEGTLQLAKISKVLLALEQGRLAEFKGKGLDDITIGPEESVNLDSDHEAQENVDSDTEVQRESDTQVQKRTQSVLRLNERESSSDGDDRRKSVQKKKSKTIHKPQKRRPWETEEIAAVEKHMRNFILTCNVPRKCDCDKCLKSEPVALKNRDWKALKFYIKNRITALKRKM from the exons ATGACAACAAACAGGAAAGCCCCTGAAAGAGATGCCCTTGAACATGTGGTCAAGGCTATTGACAAGACTGCACACTTGGAAGTGAAATTCATAAACTCTGTCAAAG GTCGAGGTGTGtttgccaaatcccactttgaAAAAGGAAACTTTGTGGTGGAGTACCGAGGCCAATTAATAAAATCTGAAGAATctcaaaggaggaggagagtataTCATAGTCAATGTGCAGTCTTCCTGTTCGATTTCTACTGGCAAGAAAGATTATGGTG CATTGATGCAGCTCAAGAAGATGGCAGCTTGGGAAGATTAGTTAATGATGAGAACATCCGTCCCAATTGCAAAATGAAAAAGCTCATAGTAGAGGGGAAGCCACACCTCTGTCTTTTCGCCCTGAGGAACATTATTCCTGGAGAGGAGATTACGTATAATTATGGAGGAACTGACTGGCCATGGAGGAATAAG ATTGAAGAGGAACCAGTTGAGACAATGTCTCCTGCAGTAGAGGCCCCTGAAACATCTCCGCAGCTTTTAGAGGCCCCTGAAACATCTCCGCAGCTTTTAGAGGCCCCTGAAACATCTCCGCAGCTTGCAGTGCTATCATCAGTGTCCGAGAAAAAG ATTGGAAAGAAACGTCTTATGACCAAATCTGCCGCAGTAGAGGCCCCTAAAACATCTCAGCCGCCTGCAGTGCTTTCGACAGTGTCCAAGAAAAAG ATTGGAAAGAAACGTCTTATGACCAAATCTGCCGCAGTAGAGGCCCCTAAAACATCTCAGCCGCTTGCAGTGCTTTCGACAGTGTCCAAGAAAAAG ATTGAAGAGGAACCAGTTGAGACCATGTCTCCTGCAGTAGAGGCCCCTGAAACATCTCCGCAGCTTTTAGAGGCACCTGAAACATCTCCGCAGCTTGCAGTGCTATCATCAGTGTCCGAGAAAAAG ATTAAAGAGGAACCAGTTGAGACCATGTCTCCTGCAGTAGAGGCCCCTGAAACATCTCCGCAGCTTTTAGAGGCCCCTGAAACATCTCCGCAGCTTGCAGTGCTATCATCAGTGTCCGAGAAAAAG ATTGGAAAGAAACGTCTTATGACCAAATCTGCCGCAGTAGAGGCCCCTAAAACATCTCAGCCGCCTGCAGTGCTTTCGACAGTGTCCGAGAAAAAG ATCGAAGAGGAACCCGTTGTGACTAATTCTACAGCAGTAGAGGCCCCTCAAACATCCCAGCAGCCTGCAGTGCTTTCGTCAGTTTCCAAGAAAAAG ATTGGAGAGAAACGTACTGTGATTGAGTCTGGACTAGCTGACCGTTATGAAACACCTGAACACTGTGGTCTGCTTTCGCCCAAGAAAAAG AGATGTAATCTAATTCAGGAGTCCTCAGACCAAGACCAACCTTATGTCCCTAAACTGAGGAGGACCAAAAGCATTCAG attAACAGACAAACCGATTTTGATTCCTATGAGCTTTTTGAGACATCAGATGAAAGTGAAGAAGAATATGTTCCTGATACAAGCGAGGATTCATCTGATGAAACGGACACCAGTGAAGTTTTTGAAACATCCAATCAGAAGAAAATTACATTAAGGGGACGCTCACTCGTACGAAAGGGCAGTGCTTTGAAACGGAAAAGGCACCATTCCAGAAGTGTATCCTGTTGCCGAACACATTCTTTTGGTGGACAGTCATCAGAAACTTCATACACTGAAGACCCTCATGGAAGCTCGACACTGGTTTGTCCTGACAGTACTACTTCCCCCACTTCAGATGTAGCTGACGACTTACTTACCGTACCTGCTGTCTGTAAAAAAGAGGATGGATCACGACAATATAACAAAAAACAGTACTGTTTATACTGTAAAAAGGGATTTATAAAAATGGCCAGGCATTTAGAGCGTGCTCATAAAAACGAGAAAGAAGTTGCACAGGCTGGGTCTTTTCCAAAAGGTTCTAAACAAAGAAGACTGCATCTGGAACATTTGAGAAATAGAGGCAACTTCGCCCACAATTCTGAGGTCTTAAATACTGGTGTTGGAAAGCTTGTTCCTCGGAAACAACCAAAAGATGATTCTAAACCCAGAGATTTTGATCACTGTATATATTGTCAAGGCTATTTCACAAAGAAAGTTATGTGGCGCCACATGATGATATGCAAGTTTAAGCCTAGTGGCCCTACGAAGCCTGGCAAAACACGGGTGCAAGCACTTTGTGCTTTTGCTGTACCACCACCACCTGGAGTCAAAGCAGAATTCTGGAAGGTCCTAAACCATATGATTCAAGATGACGTTTACTTTGCAGTTAAATCTGATGTCTGGATCATGGAGTATGGTGTGCATTTGCATAACAAGCATGGATATGATGTTGGCAAACATGAATATATCCGTCAGAAAATGAGGGAACTGGGAAGGCTTTTGATTTGTTCGAGGAAAACCACTCCCTTGAAGACCATCGAAGATCACATGAAGCCTGAAAATTTCATGCATGTTGTGCAAGCTGTGCAACTCGTGGCTGGCTTTGTCTCTGAATCCAGCACCTACAAGCGTCCAAGTCTTGCACTAAAAATTGGGCATAGTCTGGTGAAGATATCGCTGCTTCTTGAAGCCCGTGCAAGTATGCAAAACAACCAACCAGCAGCAAAAGATGCTCGTAGGTTCCGCTCAGTGTACGAAGCCAGATGGAACGAACTCATTTCAGCTGCATCACTGAGAACAATGCATGAATCGAAATGGAATGTTCCTCAGTTGATTCCGTTCACTAAGGATGTTCAGAAACTCCACTCCTATTTGGACATGCAGCAGGAACAGTTTTACAACGAACTGTCCTCAGAGCCGTCTAAAAACACTTGGGTACATCTGACTAAAATCACTTTGACACAAGTCATGATGTTCAACCGACGTAGAACAGGAGAAGTTTCAAAAATGCCCCTCTCTACCTATTTTGCTCCAAATCCAGTAGATCTGCAGGAAGATGTGGGTATGGCGCTTTCAGAGCTAGAGAAAAAACTCTGTCAGCATTTCAGGAGGTTGGAGATACgaggaaaaagaggaagaaaggtcCCTGTCCTCCTAACTCCAGAAATGCAGAGATCGTTGGACCTCCTTGTTGCCAAGCGACTTGAGTGTGGGATTCTTAAGGAAAATGGCTACCTATTTGCCAGGCCGTCTGTATTGACCTGCTACCGTGGTTCTGATTGTATCAGAGATTTTGCCAAGGTCTGTGGTATTGCAAACTACACAAGTCTCACTTCTACAAAACTGCGCAAGCAAACCGGAACACTCTCTCAAGTTCTCAACCTCAGTAATACAGAGCTGGACCAATTAGCCAATTTCCTTGGCCATGATGTCAGAGTCCATCGGCAATTTTACAGGCTGCCTGAAGGGACCCTTCAACTTGCTAAAATTAGCAAAGTCCTCTTGGCTCTTGAACAGGGGCGTTTGGCAGAATTCAAAGGCAAAGGCCTGGATGACATCACAATCGGTCCAGAAG AGAGTGTGAACCTTGACAGTGACCATGAGGCACAGG AGAATGTAGACAGTGACACTGAGGTACAGCGTGAGTCTGACACACAag
- the LOC121718805 gene encoding uncharacterized protein LOC121718805 isoform X8: MTTNRKAPERDALEHVVKAIDKTAHLEVKFINSVKGRGVFAKSHFEKGNFVVEYRGQLIKSEESQRRRRVYHSQCAVFLFDFYWQERLWCIDAAQEDGSLGRLVNDENIRPNCKMKKLIVEGKPHLCLFALRNIIPGEEITYNYGGTDWPWRNKIEEEPVETMSPAVEAPETSPQLLEAPETSPQLLEAPETSPQLAVLSSVSEKKIKEEPVETMSPAVEAPETSQQLAVLSSVSKKKIGKKRLMTKSAAVEAPKTSQPPAVLSTVSKKKIGKKRLMTKSAAVEAPKTSQPLAVLSTVSKKKIGKKRLMTKSAAVEAPKTSQPPAVLSTVSEKKIEEEPVVTNSTAVEAPQTSQQPAVLSSVSKKKIGEKRTVIESGLADRYETPEHCGLLSPKKKRCNLIQESSDQDQPYVPKLRRTKSIQINRQTDFDSYELFETSDESEEEYVPDTSEDSSDETDTSEVFETSNQKKITLRGRSLVRKGSALKRKRHHSRSVSCCRTHSFGGQSSETSYTEDPHGSSTLVCPDSTTSPTSDVADDLLTVPAVCKKEDGSRQYNKKQYCLYCKKGFIKMARHLERAHKNEKEVAQAGSFPKGSKQRRLHLEHLRNRGNFAHNSEVLNTGVGKLVPRKQPKDDSKPRDFDHCIYCQGYFTKKVMWRHMMICKFKPSGPTKPGKTRVQALCAFAVPPPPGVKAEFWKVLNHMIQDDVYFAVKSDVWIMEYGVHLHNKHGYDVGKHEYIRQKMRELGRLLICSRKTTPLKTIEDHMKPENFMHVVQAVQLVAGFVSESSTYKRPSLALKIGHSLVKISLLLEARASMQNNQPAAKDARRFRSVYEARWNELISAASLRTMHESKWNVPQLIPFTKDVQKLHSYLDMQQEQFYNELSSEPSKNTWVHLTKITLTQVMMFNRRRTGEVSKMPLSTYFAPNPVDLQEDVGMALSELEKKLCQHFRRLEIRGKRGRKVPVLLTPEMQRSLDLLVAKRLECGILKENGYLFARPSVLTCYRGSDCIRDFAKVCGIANYTSLTSTKLRKQTGTLSQVLNLSNTELDQLANFLGHDVRVHRQFYRLPEGTLQLAKISKVLLALEQGRLAEFKGKGLDDITIGPEESVNLDSDHEAQENVDSDTEVQRESDTQVQKRTQSVLRLNERESSSDGDDRRKSVQKKKSKTIHKPQKRRPWETEEIAAVEKHMRNFILTCNVPRKCDCDKCLKSEPVALKNRDWKALKFYIKNRITALKRKM, encoded by the exons ATGACAACAAACAGGAAAGCCCCTGAAAGAGATGCCCTTGAACATGTGGTCAAGGCTATTGACAAGACTGCACACTTGGAAGTGAAATTCATAAACTCTGTCAAAG GTCGAGGTGTGtttgccaaatcccactttgaAAAAGGAAACTTTGTGGTGGAGTACCGAGGCCAATTAATAAAATCTGAAGAATctcaaaggaggaggagagtataTCATAGTCAATGTGCAGTCTTCCTGTTCGATTTCTACTGGCAAGAAAGATTATGGTG CATTGATGCAGCTCAAGAAGATGGCAGCTTGGGAAGATTAGTTAATGATGAGAACATCCGTCCCAATTGCAAAATGAAAAAGCTCATAGTAGAGGGGAAGCCACACCTCTGTCTTTTCGCCCTGAGGAACATTATTCCTGGAGAGGAGATTACGTATAATTATGGAGGAACTGACTGGCCATGGAGGAATAAG ATTGAAGAGGAACCAGTTGAGACAATGTCTCCTGCAGTAGAGGCCCCTGAAACATCTCCGCAGCTTTTAGAGGCCCCTGAAACATCTCCGCAGCTTTTAGAGGCCCCTGAAACATCTCCGCAGCTTGCAGTGCTATCATCAGTGTCCGAGAAAAAG ATTAAAGAGGAACCAGTTGAGACCATGTCTCCTGCAGTAGAGGCCCCTGAAACATCTCAGCAGCTTGCAGTGCTATCATCAGTGTCCAAGAAAAAG ATTGGAAAGAAACGTCTTATGACCAAATCTGCCGCAGTAGAGGCCCCTAAAACATCTCAGCCGCCTGCAGTGCTTTCGACAGTGTCCAAGAAAAAG ATTGGAAAGAAACGTCTTATGACCAAATCTGCCGCAGTAGAGGCCCCTAAAACATCTCAGCCGCTTGCAGTGCTTTCGACAGTGTCCAAGAAAAAG ATTGGAAAGAAACGTCTTATGACCAAATCTGCCGCAGTAGAGGCCCCTAAAACATCTCAGCCGCCTGCAGTGCTTTCGACAGTGTCCGAGAAAAAG ATCGAAGAGGAACCCGTTGTGACTAATTCTACAGCAGTAGAGGCCCCTCAAACATCCCAGCAGCCTGCAGTGCTTTCGTCAGTTTCCAAGAAAAAG ATTGGAGAGAAACGTACTGTGATTGAGTCTGGACTAGCTGACCGTTATGAAACACCTGAACACTGTGGTCTGCTTTCGCCCAAGAAAAAG AGATGTAATCTAATTCAGGAGTCCTCAGACCAAGACCAACCTTATGTCCCTAAACTGAGGAGGACCAAAAGCATTCAG attAACAGACAAACCGATTTTGATTCCTATGAGCTTTTTGAGACATCAGATGAAAGTGAAGAAGAATATGTTCCTGATACAAGCGAGGATTCATCTGATGAAACGGACACCAGTGAAGTTTTTGAAACATCCAATCAGAAGAAAATTACATTAAGGGGACGCTCACTCGTACGAAAGGGCAGTGCTTTGAAACGGAAAAGGCACCATTCCAGAAGTGTATCCTGTTGCCGAACACATTCTTTTGGTGGACAGTCATCAGAAACTTCATACACTGAAGACCCTCATGGAAGCTCGACACTGGTTTGTCCTGACAGTACTACTTCCCCCACTTCAGATGTAGCTGACGACTTACTTACCGTACCTGCTGTCTGTAAAAAAGAGGATGGATCACGACAATATAACAAAAAACAGTACTGTTTATACTGTAAAAAGGGATTTATAAAAATGGCCAGGCATTTAGAGCGTGCTCATAAAAACGAGAAAGAAGTTGCACAGGCTGGGTCTTTTCCAAAAGGTTCTAAACAAAGAAGACTGCATCTGGAACATTTGAGAAATAGAGGCAACTTCGCCCACAATTCTGAGGTCTTAAATACTGGTGTTGGAAAGCTTGTTCCTCGGAAACAACCAAAAGATGATTCTAAACCCAGAGATTTTGATCACTGTATATATTGTCAAGGCTATTTCACAAAGAAAGTTATGTGGCGCCACATGATGATATGCAAGTTTAAGCCTAGTGGCCCTACGAAGCCTGGCAAAACACGGGTGCAAGCACTTTGTGCTTTTGCTGTACCACCACCACCTGGAGTCAAAGCAGAATTCTGGAAGGTCCTAAACCATATGATTCAAGATGACGTTTACTTTGCAGTTAAATCTGATGTCTGGATCATGGAGTATGGTGTGCATTTGCATAACAAGCATGGATATGATGTTGGCAAACATGAATATATCCGTCAGAAAATGAGGGAACTGGGAAGGCTTTTGATTTGTTCGAGGAAAACCACTCCCTTGAAGACCATCGAAGATCACATGAAGCCTGAAAATTTCATGCATGTTGTGCAAGCTGTGCAACTCGTGGCTGGCTTTGTCTCTGAATCCAGCACCTACAAGCGTCCAAGTCTTGCACTAAAAATTGGGCATAGTCTGGTGAAGATATCGCTGCTTCTTGAAGCCCGTGCAAGTATGCAAAACAACCAACCAGCAGCAAAAGATGCTCGTAGGTTCCGCTCAGTGTACGAAGCCAGATGGAACGAACTCATTTCAGCTGCATCACTGAGAACAATGCATGAATCGAAATGGAATGTTCCTCAGTTGATTCCGTTCACTAAGGATGTTCAGAAACTCCACTCCTATTTGGACATGCAGCAGGAACAGTTTTACAACGAACTGTCCTCAGAGCCGTCTAAAAACACTTGGGTACATCTGACTAAAATCACTTTGACACAAGTCATGATGTTCAACCGACGTAGAACAGGAGAAGTTTCAAAAATGCCCCTCTCTACCTATTTTGCTCCAAATCCAGTAGATCTGCAGGAAGATGTGGGTATGGCGCTTTCAGAGCTAGAGAAAAAACTCTGTCAGCATTTCAGGAGGTTGGAGATACgaggaaaaagaggaagaaaggtcCCTGTCCTCCTAACTCCAGAAATGCAGAGATCGTTGGACCTCCTTGTTGCCAAGCGACTTGAGTGTGGGATTCTTAAGGAAAATGGCTACCTATTTGCCAGGCCGTCTGTATTGACCTGCTACCGTGGTTCTGATTGTATCAGAGATTTTGCCAAGGTCTGTGGTATTGCAAACTACACAAGTCTCACTTCTACAAAACTGCGCAAGCAAACCGGAACACTCTCTCAAGTTCTCAACCTCAGTAATACAGAGCTGGACCAATTAGCCAATTTCCTTGGCCATGATGTCAGAGTCCATCGGCAATTTTACAGGCTGCCTGAAGGGACCCTTCAACTTGCTAAAATTAGCAAAGTCCTCTTGGCTCTTGAACAGGGGCGTTTGGCAGAATTCAAAGGCAAAGGCCTGGATGACATCACAATCGGTCCAGAAG AGAGTGTGAACCTTGACAGTGACCATGAGGCACAGG AGAATGTAGACAGTGACACTGAGGTACAGCGTGAGTCTGACACACAag